From Gemmatimonadaceae bacterium, one genomic window encodes:
- a CDS encoding DNA-3-methyladenine glycosylase, which translates to MKENAALTARRSRIGKVLPATFYDSDTERVSRELLGCVLECTTAGGKASGIIVETEAYIGEHDPACHAAAGRTGRTAALYGRPGIAYVYFIYGMYWCVNAVTRAEGLPSAVLIRALEPLTGIELMRARRGPARSDRELANGPGKLCIALGIGREHNGTSLRRGPLVIREGERVPDRDVVIASRIGIKKAADWPLRWYVRNNEFVSRG; encoded by the coding sequence TTGAAAGAGAACGCCGCGCTGACCGCGCGGCGTTCTCGTATCGGGAAGGTCTTGCCCGCGACGTTCTACGACAGCGACACGGAGCGCGTTTCCCGCGAGCTGCTCGGCTGCGTGCTCGAATGCACGACCGCCGGAGGAAAGGCGTCGGGAATCATCGTAGAGACGGAGGCGTACATCGGCGAGCACGATCCCGCGTGTCACGCCGCGGCCGGGCGGACCGGGCGGACCGCAGCGCTGTACGGCCGGCCCGGCATCGCGTACGTGTACTTCATCTACGGGATGTACTGGTGCGTCAACGCCGTGACGCGCGCCGAGGGACTGCCGAGCGCGGTGCTGATCCGCGCGCTGGAGCCGTTGACGGGAATCGAGCTCATGCGCGCGCGGCGCGGGCCGGCGCGGTCCGATCGCGAGCTCGCGAACGGGCCCGGCAAGCTGTGCATCGCGCTCGGCATCGGCCGGGAGCACAACGGGACGAGCCTGCGGCGCGGGCCGCTGGTGATTCGAGAAGGGGAGCGCGTGCCCGATCGCGACGTGGTGATCGCGTCGCGGATCGGGATAAAAAAAGCGGCCGACTGGCCGCTGAGATGGTACGTGAGAAACAACGAGTTCGTGTCGAGGGGATAA
- a CDS encoding glycine C-acetyltransferase has protein sequence MTLNQQFTAQIEERLAQLRAEGVYKRLNHLDSPQDARVLMEGRGEVLILSSNNYLGLANQREVVKAGKLALDKFGAGTGSVRFICGTFTIHRDLEAALARLVGTEASLSYVSAWNANEGLTATIVEQGDFVVSDALNHASIVDSMRLAKAIGKCETAVYKHSDMDDLRQKLAGAKDARRRLIWTDGVFSMEGSIARLPEILDVAREHDAIVAVDDSHATGVLGATGRGTPEHFGVVGEVDVITSTLGKALGGAAGGFVAGSAALCDMLTQRSRPQLFSNALPPTVAASALASVRYLQAHPDRVTRLRDNANYFRAAITEAGFAPLPGETPIVPIIVGETATAMKMSDMLLEEGVFVTGFGFPVVPQGEARIRCQVSASHSRDDLDEAIAAFKVVGKKVGLLK, from the coding sequence ATGACCCTGAACCAGCAGTTCACCGCGCAGATCGAGGAGCGGCTCGCGCAGCTCCGCGCCGAAGGCGTATACAAGCGGCTCAACCATCTCGACTCGCCGCAGGATGCGCGCGTTCTCATGGAAGGCCGCGGGGAAGTTCTCATCCTCTCGTCGAACAACTACCTGGGCCTGGCCAACCAGCGCGAGGTGGTCAAGGCGGGAAAGCTCGCGCTCGACAAGTTCGGCGCGGGCACCGGCAGCGTACGCTTCATCTGCGGCACATTCACGATCCACCGCGACCTGGAAGCGGCGCTGGCACGGCTAGTGGGAACCGAAGCCTCGCTGTCGTACGTCTCCGCATGGAACGCCAACGAGGGGTTGACCGCGACGATCGTCGAGCAGGGCGACTTCGTGGTCTCCGATGCGCTGAATCACGCGTCGATCGTCGACTCCATGCGCCTCGCCAAGGCGATCGGCAAGTGTGAAACGGCTGTGTACAAGCACTCCGACATGGATGATCTGCGGCAGAAGCTCGCGGGCGCGAAAGACGCGCGCCGGCGCCTCATCTGGACCGACGGCGTCTTCTCAATGGAAGGGAGCATCGCGCGGCTACCGGAGATTCTCGACGTCGCGCGCGAGCACGACGCGATCGTCGCCGTGGACGACTCGCACGCGACGGGCGTGCTGGGCGCGACGGGACGCGGCACACCGGAGCACTTCGGCGTGGTCGGAGAAGTAGACGTGATCACCTCCACGCTCGGCAAGGCGCTCGGCGGGGCGGCCGGTGGCTTCGTGGCCGGATCCGCCGCGCTGTGTGACATGCTCACGCAGCGCTCGCGCCCGCAGCTCTTCTCGAACGCGCTCCCGCCGACTGTGGCTGCCAGCGCCCTCGCGTCCGTGCGGTATCTCCAGGCGCACCCGGACCGGGTCACCCGGCTCCGGGATAACGCCAATTACTTCCGCGCGGCAATCACCGAGGCGGGCTTCGCCCCTCTCCCCGGTGAGACCCCGATAGTGCCCATAATCGTCGGGGAGACCGCGACAGCCATGAAAATGAGTGACATGTTGCTGGAGGAGGGCGTCTTCGTAACGGGCTTCGGCTTTCCGGTCGTGCCCCAGGGGGAGGCCCGCATCCGTTGCCAGGTTAGCGCGTCGCATTCCCGCGACGATCTGGACGAGGCGATTGCCGCGTTCAAGGTCGTCGGAAAGAAGGTCGGACTTCTCAAATGA
- a CDS encoding class I SAM-dependent rRNA methyltransferase, protein MDSVTVNRRAEQRWAAGHPWIFRSDLLERPDSAAGAVRVQSARGRPIGVALWSPKSEISLRMLDRDPLAEIDGAWWHRRIGDAVRRRTGVSSVATAYRLVHGEADGCPSLVCDRYGEHVVVQLLSAGVDRFRNEIVDALIDLIEPAGILARNDVPVRTKEGLARNVEALHGHVPREIEVLENGVRYLAAPWDGQKTGAFLDQRENRALAGKVSRGRALDCFSYHGSFALHLAAGADSVTALDSSAPALERARVNAELNGFGNINFAEADAFDFLRAAEAAGERYDTVVLDPPAFAKTRQSLPGALRGYKEINLRGMKLLAPGGYLFTASCSFHLSRELFLEMLRDAAADSGRTLALRATTGQPEDHPEILTIPETGYIKGALVQAVD, encoded by the coding sequence GTGGACTCCGTAACCGTGAATCGCAGGGCCGAGCAGCGCTGGGCCGCGGGGCACCCGTGGATCTTCCGCAGCGACTTGCTCGAGCGCCCGGACTCGGCGGCCGGCGCCGTGCGCGTGCAATCCGCCCGAGGGCGGCCGATCGGCGTCGCGCTCTGGAGCCCGAAGTCGGAGATCTCCCTCCGCATGCTCGACCGGGACCCGCTGGCCGAGATCGACGGGGCGTGGTGGCACCGCCGCATCGGCGACGCCGTGCGCCGGCGCACGGGCGTCTCGTCCGTCGCCACCGCGTACCGTCTCGTCCATGGAGAGGCGGATGGCTGTCCCTCGCTCGTGTGCGACCGGTATGGCGAACACGTGGTCGTGCAGCTGCTGAGCGCGGGGGTCGATCGCTTCCGGAACGAGATAGTCGACGCGCTGATCGACCTGATCGAGCCGGCCGGCATACTCGCGCGCAACGACGTGCCCGTGCGCACGAAGGAGGGACTGGCCCGCAACGTCGAAGCCCTGCACGGGCACGTTCCGCGCGAGATAGAGGTGCTGGAAAACGGCGTGCGGTATCTCGCCGCGCCCTGGGACGGTCAGAAGACCGGCGCGTTTCTCGATCAGCGCGAGAACCGCGCCCTCGCCGGCAAGGTCTCGCGGGGCCGCGCGCTGGACTGCTTCAGCTATCACGGCTCGTTCGCGCTGCATCTCGCGGCCGGCGCCGACAGCGTCACCGCGCTCGACTCGTCCGCACCGGCGCTCGAGCGCGCGCGCGTTAACGCGGAGCTCAACGGATTCGGCAACATCAACTTCGCCGAGGCGGACGCGTTCGATTTCCTGCGCGCGGCCGAGGCGGCCGGCGAGCGGTATGACACCGTCGTGCTCGATCCCCCAGCGTTCGCGAAGACGCGGCAGTCGCTGCCCGGCGCGCTGCGCGGCTACAAGGAGATCAACCTGCGCGGCATGAAGCTGCTCGCCCCGGGCGGCTACCTGTTCACGGCGAGCTGCAGCTTTCACTTGAGCAGGGAGCTTTTCCTCGAGATGCTGCGGGACGCCGCGGCGGATTCAGGCCGGACGCTCGCGCTCCGTGCTACGACGGGCCAGCCCGAGGACCATCCCGAGATACTGACCATTCCGGAGACGGGCTACATCAAGGGCGCGCTGGTGCAGGCTGTCGACTGA
- the mltG gene encoding endolytic transglycosylase MltG gives MIRLILLLALALGCSRPEGPPIRVVIPEGSSMRVAAESLEAARLISTSTGFRLYGRIAGNDRSLKPGTYLMKRGTPWPEIMKALVGGRGLVRSVTIPEGLALAQIADLVGNALEVPPDSVIAAAKDTALLRRLDVPTPTLEGYLFPATYAFPEGTDTKLAVSEMVRRFEQEWDSTWNARLTELAMTRHEIVTLASIIEEEARLPRERPIISAVYHNRLRIGMALQADPTVQYARGVHAERVTFKDLEIDSPYNTYKYPGLPPGPISSPGGESLRAALFPDSADYLYFVAYPDGHHEFRRTLDEHNAVRAMLRADSNRRAAASARAAPETPGTPAGPRKR, from the coding sequence GTGATTCGCCTCATCCTGCTGCTCGCGCTGGCGCTCGGCTGCAGCCGCCCCGAGGGGCCGCCGATCCGCGTCGTGATTCCGGAAGGGTCGTCGATGCGCGTGGCCGCCGAATCGCTCGAGGCCGCGCGGCTGATCTCCACTTCGACCGGCTTTCGCCTCTACGGGCGCATCGCCGGGAACGACCGCTCGCTCAAGCCCGGCACTTATCTCATGAAGCGCGGCACGCCCTGGCCCGAGATCATGAAGGCGCTGGTCGGGGGACGCGGGCTCGTGCGCAGCGTGACGATCCCCGAAGGGCTGGCGCTCGCGCAGATCGCCGACCTCGTCGGCAATGCGCTCGAAGTACCGCCCGACTCCGTCATCGCCGCGGCGAAAGACACCGCGCTGCTTCGCCGGCTCGACGTGCCGACGCCGACGCTCGAGGGCTACCTGTTCCCGGCGACGTACGCGTTTCCGGAAGGGACCGACACCAAGCTCGCGGTGAGCGAGATGGTGCGGCGCTTCGAGCAGGAGTGGGACTCCACGTGGAACGCGCGTCTCACGGAGCTGGCGATGACCAGACACGAGATCGTCACGCTCGCTTCCATCATCGAGGAGGAAGCCCGGCTGCCGCGGGAGCGCCCGATCATCTCGGCCGTGTACCACAACCGCCTCAGGATCGGGATGGCGCTGCAGGCGGATCCCACCGTGCAGTACGCCCGCGGCGTGCACGCCGAGCGCGTGACGTTCAAGGACCTGGAGATCGACTCGCCGTACAACACGTACAAGTACCCGGGACTTCCGCCGGGCCCGATCTCGTCGCCGGGTGGCGAGAGCCTGCGCGCCGCTTTGTTTCCCGACAGCGCGGACTATCTGTACTTCGTGGCGTATCCGGACGGACACCACGAATTCCGCCGCACGCTCGACGAGCACAACGCGGTTCGGGCGATGCTGCGCGCCGACAGCAATCGCCGCGCCGCCGCCAGCGCGCGCGCGGCGCCGGAAACTCCGGGAACGCCGGCTGGACCGCGCAAGCGCTGA
- a CDS encoding NYN domain-containing protein has protein sequence MSPSSMQTSAKPSRPPVKPVYRGPQALSHPVGSPVQHAPNAALLIDFDNVTMGIRSDLQSELKNLLSSEIVKGKVSVQRAYADWRRYPQYIVPLAEASIDLIFAPAYGSSKKNATDIRLAIDALELVFTRPEIGTFILLSGDSDFSSLVIKLKEYGKYVIGVGIRESSSDLLVQNCDEYYSYNALAGLVKSGDEEVVPRDPWELVSAAVAHMKKNGDVMRADRLKQVMQQMDSSFDEKNLGMSKFSRFVTEAAQRKLLTLKKMENGQIEIDAPSAGIHAKADAGRTAQPARAGEPARERGGRGSRARGGRGRGKDAPATGDSTPAAVPQEFTVGDQLGLAAASRTTSGPESTTPARGIARGRAPVRGRRGGSPPANLLSVGVVELNEAPPAGRPAENGETPVGDSAAAARPRRRGRTRGGATKKASAEKTSAAEASGTKQAAAKRPRAPRRKKKDAGAPPAPPGAESES, from the coding sequence ATGAGTCCAAGCTCCATGCAGACGAGCGCGAAACCATCGCGCCCACCCGTCAAACCCGTTTATCGTGGGCCCCAGGCCCTTTCGCACCCCGTCGGCTCGCCGGTTCAACACGCTCCGAACGCGGCGCTGCTCATCGACTTCGACAACGTCACGATGGGCATACGCTCCGATCTCCAGAGCGAGCTGAAGAACCTGCTCTCGTCCGAGATAGTCAAGGGAAAGGTCTCCGTTCAGCGGGCGTACGCCGATTGGCGGCGCTACCCGCAGTACATCGTGCCTTTGGCCGAGGCGTCGATCGATCTCATCTTCGCGCCGGCCTACGGGTCGTCGAAGAAGAACGCGACCGACATCCGCCTGGCGATCGACGCCCTCGAGCTGGTGTTCACGCGACCCGAGATCGGCACGTTCATTCTCCTCTCCGGCGACTCCGATTTCTCGAGCCTCGTGATCAAGCTCAAGGAATACGGCAAGTACGTCATCGGCGTGGGAATCCGGGAATCGTCCAGCGACCTGCTCGTGCAGAATTGCGACGAGTATTACAGCTACAACGCGCTGGCCGGGCTGGTGAAGAGCGGCGACGAAGAGGTCGTGCCTCGTGATCCGTGGGAGCTGGTGAGCGCCGCCGTCGCGCACATGAAGAAGAACGGCGACGTGATGCGCGCCGACCGGCTGAAGCAGGTGATGCAGCAGATGGACAGCTCGTTCGATGAGAAGAACCTCGGCATGTCGAAGTTCTCGCGCTTCGTCACTGAAGCCGCGCAGCGCAAGCTGCTCACGCTTAAGAAGATGGAGAACGGCCAGATCGAGATCGACGCGCCGAGCGCTGGAATTCACGCCAAGGCCGACGCGGGACGCACGGCGCAGCCGGCACGGGCCGGCGAGCCCGCGCGCGAGCGCGGCGGCAGAGGCAGTCGCGCGCGCGGTGGGCGCGGCCGCGGCAAGGACGCTCCGGCAACCGGCGACTCGACTCCTGCAGCCGTGCCACAGGAATTCACGGTGGGCGATCAGCTGGGTCTCGCGGCGGCATCCCGCACGACGTCCGGCCCAGAGAGCACGACGCCCGCTCGAGGGATCGCGCGCGGTCGCGCACCCGTCCGAGGACGACGCGGTGGCTCGCCGCCGGCCAACCTGCTGTCGGTGGGCGTGGTGGAGCTGAACGAGGCGCCGCCCGCGGGCCGGCCCGCGGAGAACGGGGAGACGCCGGTCGGCGACTCGGCTGCCGCGGCCCGGCCGCGCCGGCGCGGACGTACGCGCGGTGGCGCAACGAAGAAGGCGTCCGCCGAGAAGACGTCCGCCGCCGAAGCGTCGGGCACGAAGCAGGCGGCGGCCAAGCGGCCGCGCGCCCCGCGACGAAAGAAGAAAGATGCGGGAGCGCCTCCAGCGCCCCCCGGCGCGGAGAGCGAGAGTTGA
- the thiE gene encoding thiamine phosphate synthase — translation MAAPPPARARRRKLRERRLDRASADSLRLVAVTDEPGADHDAWIARVAAAVRGGATMVQARAKRTSSGELVELVRHLVSTLSVPVVVNDRADVAIMAGAAGVHLGSDDLPVASIRELAPPSFIIGASLGSRAELASARGADYVGIGPAFASPSKTDAGEPLSLKEIAELQSLAGVPAVAIGGITTANVRGLLAGCPELAGVAAVSSLFGADDVEAAARALRAAIER, via the coding sequence ATCGCCGCGCCGCCGCCAGCGCGCGCGCGGCGCCGGAAACTCCGGGAACGCCGGCTGGACCGCGCAAGCGCTGACTCGCTGCGGCTCGTCGCGGTAACCGACGAGCCGGGAGCGGATCACGACGCGTGGATTGCGCGCGTTGCGGCCGCGGTGCGCGGGGGCGCCACGATGGTGCAGGCCAGGGCGAAGCGGACCTCGTCGGGCGAGCTCGTGGAGCTCGTCAGGCACCTCGTGTCCACGCTGTCCGTACCGGTGGTGGTCAACGACCGGGCGGACGTCGCGATCATGGCCGGCGCGGCCGGAGTGCATCTCGGCTCCGACGACCTTCCGGTGGCTTCGATCCGCGAGCTCGCGCCGCCGTCTTTCATCATCGGCGCTTCGCTCGGCTCGCGCGCCGAGCTCGCATCGGCGCGCGGCGCGGATTACGTCGGAATAGGTCCCGCGTTCGCGTCGCCATCCAAGACAGATGCCGGCGAGCCGCTGTCGCTGAAGGAAATCGCCGAGCTGCAGAGTCTCGCGGGCGTGCCGGCGGTCGCGATAGGCGGAATCACAACCGCGAACGTGCGCGGGCTGCTGGCCGGCTGTCCCGAGCTCGCGGGAGTAGCCGCCGTCAGCTCGTTGTTCGGCGCCGACGACGTGGAGGCCGCCGCGCGGGCGTTGCGGGCCGCCATCGAAAGATGA
- a CDS encoding HD domain-containing phosphohydrolase, with protein MLPVFQFAVGAAAALLLMRQRRTYTQALRLGSAMLETLLNAIDANDEDTGRHVRRVAQYALELADAAGLSEHEKHSVERVALFHDIGKIHEALFDILHDTSRLSPEARRAVETHPARGAKVLEPLHAFYPDLPAGVLAHHERWDGTGYPRGLKGRRIPQTARIVAIVDAFDAITHGRRYSRALSLARAREALLAGRGTQFDPDFVDLFLSPMVQECVADIRLAPGGRGRASNRRDERAQSAPDLIFRWRPATPARRPPRRRRRTTS; from the coding sequence ATGCTTCCCGTTTTCCAATTCGCCGTTGGCGCCGCCGCGGCGCTTCTGCTCATGCGCCAGCGGCGCACTTACACCCAGGCGCTCCGGCTCGGGTCCGCCATGCTCGAGACGCTGTTGAACGCGATCGACGCGAACGACGAGGATACCGGCCGGCACGTGCGACGCGTCGCTCAATACGCTCTGGAGCTGGCCGATGCCGCGGGGCTTTCCGAGCACGAGAAGCACAGCGTGGAGCGAGTCGCGCTGTTTCACGACATCGGGAAGATCCACGAGGCGCTGTTCGACATTCTGCACGATACCTCGCGGCTCTCGCCGGAAGCGCGCCGGGCCGTCGAAACTCATCCCGCGCGCGGCGCCAAGGTACTCGAGCCGCTGCACGCCTTCTATCCAGATCTGCCGGCGGGCGTGCTCGCGCACCACGAGCGGTGGGACGGGACCGGCTATCCGCGGGGGTTGAAGGGAAGACGCATTCCGCAGACCGCGCGGATAGTGGCGATCGTGGACGCGTTCGACGCGATCACGCACGGTCGCCGGTACAGCCGCGCCCTCAGCCTCGCGCGGGCGCGCGAGGCGCTGCTGGCCGGACGCGGCACGCAGTTCGATCCCGATTTCGTGGATCTATTTCTCTCGCCCATGGTGCAGGAGTGCGTGGCCGACATCAGGCTCGCGCCTGGCGGACGCGGCCGAGCGAGCAACCGGCGCGACGAGCGCGCTCAGTCCGCGCCGGATCTCATCTTTCGATGGCGGCCCGCAACGCCCGCGCGGCGGCCTCCACGTCGTCGGCGCCGAACAACGAGCTGA
- a CDS encoding ATP-grasp domain-containing protein gives MKVTLLHTQDALEHPLDPVLEQIEGALARLGHEPSRIVVDDKVQPVVTALAQTPPDLVFNLCESFGGRSALESNVAALLNLLDLRYTGSSPAGLIVAGDKTLTKKVLSFHGILTPKFATVFRGAVDWAGDVEFPLIVKPPQEDASLGITGKSVVRDVKELLETMSSLQTEYQSAVLAEQFIEGREFYVGVLGNSSPEALPVIELDFSGFPADKPRIASWAAKWGDEGDESGAEFAGTKSVFPADVGEELIGAMQQIAVDSFNALRLRDYARIDFRVTDAGEIYVIEANPNCYLEAGSEFARAAAQSGLQYDQLIEKIIELSTARYSR, from the coding sequence ATGAAGGTCACACTGCTGCACACGCAGGACGCGCTCGAGCACCCGCTGGATCCTGTGCTCGAGCAGATCGAGGGCGCACTTGCGCGACTCGGGCACGAGCCGTCGCGGATCGTCGTGGACGACAAGGTGCAGCCCGTGGTGACGGCGCTGGCCCAGACGCCGCCCGACCTGGTGTTCAACCTGTGCGAGTCGTTCGGCGGCCGCAGCGCGCTCGAATCCAACGTGGCGGCGCTGCTCAACCTGCTCGACCTGCGCTACACTGGCTCGAGTCCGGCGGGGCTTATCGTGGCGGGCGACAAGACGCTGACCAAGAAGGTGCTGTCGTTCCACGGCATCCTCACGCCGAAGTTCGCGACGGTTTTCCGCGGCGCCGTGGATTGGGCAGGCGACGTCGAGTTCCCGCTCATCGTCAAGCCGCCGCAGGAGGACGCGTCGCTCGGCATCACCGGCAAGTCGGTGGTGCGCGACGTGAAGGAGCTGCTCGAGACCATGAGCTCGCTGCAGACGGAATACCAGTCCGCGGTTCTCGCGGAGCAATTCATCGAGGGGCGCGAGTTTTACGTGGGAGTGCTCGGCAACTCCAGTCCGGAAGCACTTCCGGTGATCGAGCTCGATTTCTCCGGCTTCCCCGCGGACAAGCCGCGCATCGCGAGCTGGGCCGCGAAGTGGGGCGACGAGGGCGATGAATCCGGCGCCGAGTTCGCCGGCACCAAGTCGGTGTTCCCGGCGGACGTCGGCGAGGAGCTGATCGGGGCGATGCAGCAGATCGCGGTGGATTCCTTCAACGCGCTGCGTCTGCGCGACTACGCGCGTATCGATTTCCGCGTCACTGACGCGGGCGAGATCTACGTAATCGAGGCGAACCCGAACTGCTACCTCGAGGCGGGCAGCGAGTTCGCGCGGGCGGCGGCGCAGTCGGGGCTGCAATACGACCAGCTCATCGAGAAGATCATCGAGCTGTCCACCGCCCGCTATTCCCGCTAA
- the tdh gene encoding L-threonine 3-dehydrogenase produces MKALVKEKAAPGFALRDVPVPSIRDDEVLIRVIRAGVCGTDVHIYEWDKWASSRCKPPFVVGHEFAGEVASVGKLVTDVHEGDRVTAEGHIVDGRCMLCRTGNAHVCPHTRIIGVDRDGCFAEYIAMPASNVWHLDDSTSYDVGGIHDPIGNAVHTALTADIPGAVVLVTGCGPIGLFAIGVCRAAGAARVIASDVNDRRLDLARTMGAHSAVHPADLRAEVMSATGGLGADVVLEMSGVDPAVHQALALVRVGGRVQMLGIPAAPIEIDFASEVIFKGITIYGVVGRRMYDTWHQVTRLLRSGEFDPTPVITHRFPLEEAEAAVAAIRSGDAGKVIFEIA; encoded by the coding sequence GTGAAGGCTCTCGTGAAGGAGAAGGCAGCGCCCGGCTTCGCGCTGCGCGACGTGCCGGTTCCGAGCATCCGCGACGACGAGGTGCTCATCCGCGTGATCCGGGCCGGCGTATGCGGTACCGACGTGCACATCTACGAGTGGGACAAGTGGGCGAGCAGCCGGTGCAAGCCGCCGTTCGTGGTGGGACACGAGTTCGCGGGAGAGGTAGCGAGCGTCGGCAAGCTGGTCACCGACGTGCACGAGGGCGACCGTGTCACGGCCGAAGGCCACATCGTGGACGGCCGGTGCATGCTCTGCCGGACCGGTAACGCCCACGTCTGCCCGCACACCCGGATCATCGGCGTCGATCGCGACGGCTGCTTCGCCGAATACATCGCCATGCCCGCGAGCAACGTCTGGCATCTGGACGACTCTACCTCTTACGACGTCGGCGGAATTCACGATCCAATCGGCAACGCCGTGCACACCGCGCTCACCGCGGACATCCCCGGCGCCGTCGTGCTGGTCACGGGATGCGGTCCCATCGGCCTGTTCGCGATCGGCGTCTGCCGCGCCGCCGGCGCCGCGCGCGTCATCGCGTCCGACGTGAATGACCGGCGCCTCGATCTCGCGCGGACGATGGGCGCGCACTCCGCGGTGCACCCGGCCGACCTGCGGGCCGAAGTGATGAGCGCGACCGGCGGGCTCGGCGCGGACGTCGTCCTGGAGATGTCGGGCGTGGACCCGGCCGTGCACCAGGCGCTGGCGCTGGTGCGAGTCGGCGGACGTGTGCAGATGCTGGGGATCCCGGCCGCGCCCATCGAGATCGATTTCGCGAGCGAGGTGATCTTCAAGGGAATCACCATCTACGGCGTCGTCGGACGCAGGATGTACGACACGTGGCATCAGGTCACGCGGCTGCTTCGCTCCGGCGAGTTCGATCCGACTCCCGTCATCACGCATCGCTTCCCGCTGGAAGAGGCCGAAGCGGCCGTCGCGGCGATACGGTCCGGCGACGCCGGAAAAGTCATCTTCGAGATCGCTTGA
- the ruvX gene encoding Holliday junction resolvase RuvX, with translation MAEAAEERRVMGIDYGERRIGIAVSDPSGMIAAPAGFIARRRGKRVPVNEIVVRARDLNVREFVLGLPLDGDGNETGRTAEVRALASELEKRTGLPTRLVDERFTTAAALRTVREMGGSTRGRKGDVDSLSAAILLQYALDSAPRESSS, from the coding sequence GTGGCTGAAGCCGCGGAGGAGCGACGCGTGATGGGCATAGACTATGGCGAGCGGCGGATCGGCATCGCCGTGAGCGATCCGTCCGGGATGATCGCGGCGCCCGCGGGATTCATCGCGCGGCGGCGCGGCAAGCGCGTGCCGGTCAACGAGATCGTCGTGCGCGCGCGCGATTTGAACGTGCGAGAGTTCGTGCTGGGCCTGCCGCTCGACGGCGACGGGAACGAGACCGGGCGCACTGCCGAGGTGCGCGCGCTCGCGAGCGAGCTGGAGAAGCGAACCGGGCTGCCCACGCGCCTCGTCGACGAGCGCTTCACCACCGCCGCCGCGCTGCGCACGGTGCGGGAGATGGGCGGAAGCACGCGGGGCCGGAAGGGCGACGTCGACTCGCTGTCGGCCGCGATTCTCCTCCAGTACGCGCTCGATTCCGCGCCGCGGGAAAGCTCGTCGTGA
- a CDS encoding HAMP domain-containing sensor histidine kinase, with the protein MASRPPRFRTRLLVILLAFALAPAVLLTLAWSGTVRTAVPLITGSGGWEDVATSGRAAIAVAQDKRLTPAERQLIDRHEQELRASLEQSRRYQYVVERAAQVIGVVALLTLLVFAVIASKVAGHLSRQLSRPLDELVRWAALISRGEPLPENAIGRGAPEFETLRQRMRRMATEIAEGRRRAVEQERLQVLRESARQFAHELKNPLTPIRFAVDRIESDAPPEMADSIDVLKTETRRLERMARSFADFGRLPAGAVAEIDVAELVRYSASATVPREFALELDIAPDLPRVRGHHDALAAALSNVLINAVEACGEAGRIAVRVSEARGDDGRSVLISVADDGCGIPAEKLATIWEPYITSKPGGTGLGLAIARQTVLAHGGSVSGSSAPGEGTRIDIVLPTAHPPAAG; encoded by the coding sequence TTGGCTTCTCGCCCGCCCCGCTTCCGCACCCGGCTCCTGGTCATACTACTGGCCTTCGCGCTCGCGCCGGCGGTGCTGCTCACGCTCGCCTGGAGCGGAACCGTGCGCACGGCGGTCCCGCTGATCACCGGCTCGGGAGGCTGGGAGGACGTCGCGACGAGCGGCCGGGCCGCGATTGCCGTCGCGCAGGACAAGCGACTTACGCCCGCCGAGCGCCAGCTTATAGACAGGCACGAGCAGGAGCTCCGGGCTTCGCTGGAGCAGTCGCGGCGCTACCAGTACGTCGTCGAGCGTGCCGCGCAGGTGATCGGCGTCGTCGCCCTGCTGACTCTGCTGGTCTTCGCGGTGATCGCGTCGAAGGTAGCCGGTCACCTCAGCCGGCAGCTGAGCCGACCGCTCGACGAGCTGGTCAGGTGGGCGGCGCTGATCTCGCGCGGCGAGCCGCTGCCGGAGAACGCGATCGGTCGGGGCGCGCCCGAGTTCGAGACGCTGCGGCAGAGAATGCGGCGCATGGCGACGGAGATCGCCGAAGGGCGCCGCCGCGCCGTCGAGCAGGAGCGGCTCCAGGTCCTGCGGGAGAGCGCGCGTCAGTTCGCGCACGAGCTCAAGAACCCGCTGACGCCGATCCGGTTCGCCGTCGATCGGATCGAGTCGGACGCGCCGCCCGAAATGGCCGACAGCATAGACGTCCTCAAGACGGAGACGCGCCGCCTGGAGCGGATGGCGCGCAGCTTCGCGGATTTCGGGCGGCTTCCGGCCGGAGCCGTCGCGGAGATCGACGTCGCCGAGCTGGTGCGGTACTCCGCAAGCGCGACGGTGCCGCGCGAGTTCGCGCTCGAGCTCGACATCGCGCCGGATCTGCCCCGGGTCCGGGGTCACCATGACGCGCTGGCCGCGGCGCTGTCGAACGTGCTCATCAACGCCGTCGAAGCCTGCGGCGAAGCGGGACGCATCGCCGTGCGCGTGAGCGAAGCGCGCGGCGACGACGGGAGATCGGTGCTCATCTCCGTCGCCGACGACGGCTGCGGAATTCCTGCCGAGAAACTCGCCACCATCTGGGAGCCGTATATTACGAGCAAGCCGGGTGGAACCGGCCTCGGACTCGCCATCGCGCGGCAGACCGTGCTCGCGCACGGTGGGAGCGTCTCGGGCTCGAGCGCACCCGGCGAGGGCACCAGGATCGACATCGTTCTTCCGACCGCGCATCCACCGGCAGCCGGCTGA